A DNA window from Daucus carota subsp. sativus chromosome 3, DH1 v3.0, whole genome shotgun sequence contains the following coding sequences:
- the LOC108212451 gene encoding uncharacterized protein LOC108212451, with protein sequence MCHLETVRQYDNETLSDYMKHFQEAINKISNLDEREAMSIFRRNLDPEQNERYVVELINKEPQSLAAAYAMAAKFIKETDVLQAMRMTRQGSSKGKQVEDRPRKEYHQDKKFKPDRQTNFVHHSGFRRTSQSGSGSRSDPGPNRPVREPKPEPEWTPLNRPREDILKEVRDKPFYYAPKPMQTPPESRPTNRHCDYHGTHGHKTENCISLKYFIEEQIRKGNMGQYIARNTADKAGGSGKQKNIVNVVLGGSCSPPPSLDSSQEIMSIQTFPEQVISFSSKDFEGVTRGHNEALVVTLDIAENEVGRILVDNGSSANILFKHTMDRMQIGSIWMNDHKEDPLYRFGNSIVPVLGTLYLPVRFGMAPNQVSHIIKFYVTDTPSSYNVIIGRPGLNKIEAITSIPHLKFKFPTPCGVGEVKGDSTTAGVCYSQSLVMAETHMDNRRKATIFQKKGATRNTGLTRGKTPKVKSRS encoded by the coding sequence ATGTGTCACCTGGAGACAGTTCGTCAATATGACAATGAAACACTTTCAGATTACATGAAACATTTccaggaagcaatcaacaaaatttccaaCCTGGACGAGCGTGAAGCTATGAGCATCTTCCGAAGGAACCTGGACCCGGAACAAAATGAAAGATATGTAGTTGAATTGATCAACAAGGAACCCCAAAGCCTGGCAGCTGCCTATGCCATGGCGGCAAAATTCATTAAGGAGACCGATGTACTCCAAGCTATGAGAATGACCCGACAAGGTAGCTCGAAAGGAAAACAAGTTGAAGACAGACCGAGAAAAGAGTACCACCAGGACAAAAAATTCAAACCTGACAGACAAACCAACTTTGTCCATCATTCAGGCTTCAGGAGAACCAGCCAATCAGGATCCGGGTCTAGAAGTGACCCTGGTCCAAACAGACCAGTCAGAGAACCAAAACCGGAACCCGAGTGGACTCCTCTCAACCGACCCCGCGAGGATATACTCAAAGAGGTCCGGGACAAACCCTTTTACTATGCCCCAAAACCCATGCAGACTCCCCCAGAGAGCAGACCCACAAACCGCCATTGTGACTATCATGGCACCCACGGTCACAAGACGGAAAACTGCATATCCCTCAAGTACTTCATCGAAGAACAAATTCGCAAAGGCAACATGGGGCAATACATAGCCCGGAACACAGCGGACAAAGCAGGAGGATCCGGGAAACAGAAAAACATAGTCAACGTAGTTCTGGGCGGATCCTGCTCTCCTCCTCCCAGCCTGGACTCCAGTCAAGAAATAATGTCCATACAAACTTTCCCCGAGCAGGTCATTTCCTTCAGCAGCAAAGATTTCGAAGGAGTCACCCGGGGTCACAATGAAGCTTTGGTAGTAACCCTGGACATAGCCGAAAATGAAGTCGGAAGAATCCTGGTAGACAACGGCTCCTCAGCCAACATCCTGTTCAAGCACACCATGGATCGAATGCAGATAGGAAGTATCTGGATGAATGACCACAAGGAGGATCCTCTATACCGATTCGGGAACAGCATTGTCCCGGTCCTGGGCACACTTTATCTCCCGGTCCGGTTCGGAATGGCCCCGAACCAGGTCAGCCACATAATCAAGTTCTATGTAACAGACACACCTTCTTCGTACAACGTGATCATCGGCCGCCCGGGACTGAATAAAATCGAAGCCATCACCTCCATCCCAcacttaaaattcaaattcccAACACCGTGCGGGGTGGGTGAAGTAAAAGGAGACTCCACAACAGCCGGTGTATGCTACAGCCAATCCCTAGTCATGGCAGAAACCCACATGGATAATAGGAGAAAAGCAACcatctttcaaaaaaaaggAGCAACAAGAAACACCGGCCTTACCCGAGGAAAGACTCCAAAGGTGAAGTCCAGGTCATAG